The following DNA comes from Pseudomonas sp. Tri1.
CCAAACGCACCTTGTCGGCGACGCTGATGGGCTGTGCTTCATTCTGCAGCCCGTCGCGGGGGCCGACTTCGATCAGGCGTACAAAGGAGGGGAGGGACATGGGGAATTGACCTGTAGTGGGTTGCCAATGATGTCGAGAGCGATGATGAGCCTGTTGTGGGAGCAAGCTCGCTCCCACAAGGGGAAAGTGTTACCGCACGATTTCCTCGCTCTTGAGCGTCTGCTCCAGGGCCTGGATGCAGCGTTCTTCGGCGGTGTCGAGTTCCAGCTTCATCTGTTCGATGTCCAGCAACTGCTGTTCGAGTTGTTCGCGGCGCTCGGCGATTTTCGCCAGCATGCTGTGCAGCTGCTTTTGATTGCCGCTGGTGGGGTCGTAGAGTTCGATCAGCTCGCGACACTCGGCCAGGGAGAAACCAATGCGCTTGCCCCGCAGGATCAGCTTCAGGCTGACCTTGTCCCGCGGCGAGTAAATACGTTCCTGGCCACGTCGCTCGGGGCTCAACAGGCCCTGTTCCTCATAGAAGCGGATGGCCCGGGTGGTGATGTCCAATTCGCGGGCGAGGTCGGAGATGCTGTAGGTCTGGCTGCTCATGGAAGCGCTCGAAACGAAGGGGGCTGGCGCTAAGCTAATGGCAGGTTGACGTGCGCGTCAAGCAGCCCGGTCTCGAACCGGGAACACAAAACCTGTGGGAGCAAGCTCACTCCCACAGTCTTGGTCGCCTAAACCTTATCGAGCTTCTTCTCATGAGCGGTCACCTGCTGGCACAGCTCGATCATCTGCTCGCGCATCCAGCGGTTGGCGGGGTCCTGGTCGGTGCTTTCGTGCCAGTACAAGTGGGTTTCCACCGGTGGTACATCGTTGACCGGCAACAGGAAGGCATGCAGATCGTGGCGACGGGCGAAGCGTTCGGGAACGGTCATGACCATGTCGGTTTGTTGCAGTACCTGGGAGGCCATCAGGTAATGCTGGGAGCGCAAGGCGATCTTGCGCTGGATGCCCATTTTGCCTAGGGCCAGGTCGACATAACCCAACCCGTTGCGGCGGCTGGAGATATGCACGTGGGTCTGGGCCAGGTAATCGTCGAGGCTGATTTTTTCCTTGCCCGCCAGCGGATGCCCCTTGCGCATGGCGCACACGTAACGGTCTTCCATCAGCTTGACGTGGCGCACCTGCGGGTCGGTGTTGAGCGGCGCGTCCACGGCGAAGTCGAGGCGCCCGGCGGCCAGTTCCTTGGTGGTTTCACGGCGCTTGGACAGGAAGCTTTCGATGGCCACGGTCGGCGCCAGGCGGCGCAGGCGTTGGAACAACGGCGGCAGGATCACGCCCTCGGTGAGGTCGGTCATGCTGATGCGGTAGGTCTTGACCGCCTGCAGCGGGTTGAAAATCCGACTTTCCTGCACCGACACCCGCAGCAGCGACAAGGCATTGCGCACCGGGCCGATGATGTTCTGGGCCATGGGCGTGGGCACCATGCCTTGGGCGGTGCGCACGAACAATGGGTCGTTGAAGGTCTCCCGAAGGCGCGCCAAGGCATTGGACACCGCTGGCTGGGTAATGCCGACGATCTGCCCGGCGCGAGTCAGGTTGGCTTCGGTGTAGATCGCATCGAAGACAATGAATAGGTTGAGGTCGACCTTGCTCAGATTCATGGCGCTGCACTCTTATTCTTGGGCTTGTTGTGAGGTGCCGGGTGGCGATGCGAATCAGTGAAACATATATCGGTGATGAATGTTAATACACGCCGAGAATAGGTTAGGTAAATTTTCGTAGCTGAACTAGCATCGAT
Coding sequences within:
- a CDS encoding MerR family DNA-binding transcriptional regulator, with product MSSQTYSISDLARELDITTRAIRFYEEQGLLSPERRGQERIYSPRDKVSLKLILRGKRIGFSLAECRELIELYDPTSGNQKQLHSMLAKIAERREQLEQQLLDIEQMKLELDTAEERCIQALEQTLKSEEIVR
- a CDS encoding LysR family transcriptional regulator, with amino-acid sequence MNLSKVDLNLFIVFDAIYTEANLTRAGQIVGITQPAVSNALARLRETFNDPLFVRTAQGMVPTPMAQNIIGPVRNALSLLRVSVQESRIFNPLQAVKTYRISMTDLTEGVILPPLFQRLRRLAPTVAIESFLSKRRETTKELAAGRLDFAVDAPLNTDPQVRHVKLMEDRYVCAMRKGHPLAGKEKISLDDYLAQTHVHISSRRNGLGYVDLALGKMGIQRKIALRSQHYLMASQVLQQTDMVMTVPERFARRHDLHAFLLPVNDVPPVETHLYWHESTDQDPANRWMREQMIELCQQVTAHEKKLDKV